A genomic region of Raphanus sativus cultivar WK10039 chromosome 6, ASM80110v3, whole genome shotgun sequence contains the following coding sequences:
- the LOC108812393 gene encoding uncharacterized protein LOC108812393, with protein sequence MAPSRFLNLVLVFVTVVSIFSTFAEANRGFGWGWGGGSNYSSSSGSSPGSGWGWGSSRNGSGWSWGAGTNYSSGSSSSPGSGWSWGWGMGSNHSSGSGSSPWSGSGWGWGPKNTNSSRSGSSGSGWGWGGHSKGYNATYNAPRKIIVGGDREWTYGFNYSDWASKTAPFFLNDILVFKYNPPAPFTHSVYLFSNPSSYEKCNVKKGKMIASPKQGAGNGFELVLTKMRPYYISCGEHDGAHCSNGTMKFTVIPILPRW encoded by the exons ATGGCACCCTCTCGTTTTCTAAACCTTGTTTTAGTCTTTGTGACCGTGGTCTCCATATTCTCCACATTTGCTGAGGCCAATAGGGGATTTGGATGGGGTTGGGGTGGAGGCTCAAACTATTCAAGCAGTTCAGGTTCAAGCCCGGGCTCAGGATGGGGTTGGGGCTCTAGCCGGAATGGCTCAGGATGGAGTTGGGGTGCTGGCACCAACTATTCAAGTGGTTCAAGTTCGAGCCCTGGATCGGGATGGAGTTGGGGTTGGGGTATGGGCTCCAACCATTCAAGTGGTTCAGGTTCAAGCCCTTGGTCCGGCTCTGGTTGGGGTTGGGGTCCTAAGAACACAAACAGCTCAAGATCTGGCAGCTCCGGTTCAGGCTGGGGATGGGGAGGTCACTCAAAAGGCTATAACGCAACCTACAATGCACCTAGAAAGATCATAGTCGGTGGAGACAGAGAGTGGACATATGGTTTCAATTACTCCGACTGGGCTTCTAAGACTGCCCCCTTCTTTCTCAATGACATACTTG TGTTCAAATACAACCCACCAGCACCGTTCACGCACAGCGTCTACTTGTTTTCTAACCCATCGAGCTACGAAAAGTGCAATGTGAAGAAAGGAAAGATGATAGCATCACCGAAGCAAGGTGCTGGGAATGGCTTTGAGCTTGTTCTTACAAAAATGAGGCCTTACTACATCTCGTGCGGTGAGCACGACGGTGCTCATTGCAGCAATGGCACCATGAAGTTTACCGTCATTCCGATCCTCCCCCGTTGGTAA